From a region of the Drosophila virilis strain 15010-1051.87 chromosome 3, Dvir_AGI_RSII-ME, whole genome shotgun sequence genome:
- the rhea gene encoding talin-2 isoform X5 yields MSTLSLRIQLEGGRVTKTIQFQPNTTVFDACKIIRDKFAEAVQGQPSEYGLFISDEQNQQGVWLEAGRTLGYYILHNQDTLEYRRKLRTLRVRMLDGAVKTILVDDSQPVSQLMVVICTKIGITNHEEYGLVREDNEAQNENLPDNKFGTLTLKRKFTEKDRDAKMESLRKKLKTDDEMNWVDVGRTLREQGIDESETVLLRRRFFFSDQNIDSRDPVQLNLLYVQARDAILDGTHPVTQDKACEFAGIQVHIQFGPHNEAKHKPGFLDLKDFLPQSYVRVKNIEKKIFAEHRKHFELTEIDAKVLYTKTARELPTYGVTFFLVKEKMNGKNKLVPRLLGVTKDSVLRLDERTKEILISWPLTTVRRWGASPNTFTLDFGDYANQYYSVQTTEAEQIVQLIAGYIDIILKKKQTKDHFGIEGDEGSTMVEESVAPSKATFLQHETNRVEKLNLESLAHPGVMRPYDGERTFTQNEMQSVQYGAFVGQVNHAHQPPTTKEVRISSVNLTEPQRALLGYISAGQDVLIRADEELRTKAPIQELGSDLRSIEWRENTLDTSKQAVSSHVATMSAATAQIITASQPDEVDTEAISASVSQIAQTIPEVTKEVRLIAALMENDSNGDQLLEAARNLCNAFSDLLKAAEPESKEPPQHLINAASRVGEATTHVLSTIAEEEAPENRDLHDMLLALAKAVANTTAALVLRAKNIAASCEDDQARNRVIGAASQCALATSQLVACAKVVAPTLHNAACREQLEAAARNVARAVNSLCEVCNEASNDPKLKADLLDAARDVSKSLTEMLEHVKLSTREHANRTSQELSPVENVIIGTDVLVSTNDPQEMVRHARTLGQTTAQLIQSIKGEADQQEDADMQRRLLSAAKQLADATAKLVEAARLCSSNPHDSDNQNALRRAAEELREITTSTANTPAMKRGLIQRLEFHSKLAASAATQCISAAQNAVQHSQDHQTKESLLQDCKRVADTIPRLVTSLKTTRAQPDDAHAQLNLIEAAEQFIEPALQVSKSSRALRPTVTDIPSAAQLSKSALHLGQTVSELHSVAQRARDACGGQELESALEAVRKLHHVLDDTRQAALAGQLRPLPGETVENTADELRKSAKNVGIALSQLLSSVLQGQRSYAGAAGRDTALALGDFTKSVHGVAATTQNPAIIECADDVVTSSAQLIEQAQRTLQGISDPQALTQAGRDVTGALSRTVDCIPGQREVDAALRNVSELSEILSVSEFPPSNRPYAELQSELKQVAEQLSSAGGQIVQSYASPALLADSSQNFAANYRDLLSVSMQMAGQTQTDEPVRSQMIDCLRNVSTQSCSLLSTAKSIAADPGQPNAKNLLHAAARSVTESINQLVDASIQSAPGQKECDNAMRNIEALRLMLDYPHEPINEMGYFDCVEQATAKSRNLGYAISEMINNAKQSQHVEFSQSVNNVNDSIQGLMESSSQAAYLIGVSHPSSVAGRPGIIDQAQLTWAYQGIRQHCDIVSSAQSGKPQMISALTVIAKHTSYLCSICRQASMNTNNPVAKNEFIVLAKRVATATSDLVQDIKAIEENPTSGSRDRLVEPLLDAVKAVRQYASSPEFISIPAKISAEGRKAQEPVIQAGRGVIDGVVEMVKAAKSLALSPDNPPVWQQLSMHSTPVSESVKRLVDNIRDKAPGQAQCEQVLHTLGTCTRELDSCALAANAQGLSRRRDNNLHGFSGQTMNSAAELLDKLEPIRVAGKNNAEQLGHAVGEISRYVVPMVNGAIGACTHIVHSQQQMSLINQTKSVVESAITLVQSAKDSAGNPRATHAHPRLDEAIDGTREAIQELQQAVEKINAETGIVTGLMEQVNRAITRLTDKRQSLLNASYSDTFVDYQTRMVATAKEIARLGNEMNAKSSVEPAALPQLAVEMTQHYQLLTQDSVGASTTTTSPDVAMRIRNTVIDLGRSVSSMIQSSAGGASPHDASALKQISNNAREVSEKVAQVLAALQAGSRGTQACINAAHTVSGIIGDLDTTIMFATAGTLHSDGDGSFADHREHILQTAKALVEDTKVLVTGAAGTQDQLANAAQNAVSTITQLAEAVKRGACSLGSSQPDSQVMVINAVKDVASALGDLINCTKLASGKPIHDPSMQGLKESARTLQDVCQSAASAHSETNTHTRPPQQQQQQQQQRQRQQQQSAMES; encoded by the exons ATGTCCACACTGTCGCTGCGCATACAGCTGGAGGGTGGTCGGGTGACCAAGACCATACAATTCCAACCAAATACGACAGTCTTCGATGCATGCAAAATCATACGCGATAAATTTGCCGAAGCGGTGCAGGGACAAC CTAGCGAATATGGACTCTTCATTTCGGATGAGCAGAACCAGCAGGGCGTTTGGCTAGAAGCTGGCCGCACACTGGGCTATTATATACTGCATAATCAGGATACGCTCGAATATCGTCGCAAGCTTCGGACATTGCGCGTTCGCATGTTGGATGGCGCTGTCAAGACCATCCTGGTCGATGACTCGCAGCCCGTATCCCAGCTGATGGTGGTTATTTGCACCAAAATTGGCATTACCAATCACGAGGAATATGGCCTGGTGCGTGAGGATAACGAGGCGCAGAACGAGAACTTGCCGGACAACAAATTTGGCACGCTCACGCTCAAGCGCAAGTTCACCGAGAAGGATCGCGATGCGAAAATGGAAAGTTTGCGCAAGAAACTCAAAACTGATGACGAAA TGAACTGGGTCGATGTGGGTCGCACACTACGCGAACAGGGCATCGATGAATCGGAGACGGTGCTGCTGCGGCGTCGCTTCTTCTTCTCGGATCAGAACATTGACTCGCGTGATCCGGTGCAGCTGAATTTGCTTTACGTGCAGGCCAGGGACGCCATTCTCGATGGCACACATCCTGTTACCCAGGACAAGG CCTGCGAATTCGCCGGCATCCAAGTGCACATACAATTCGGTCCGCACAACGAGGCCAAGCACAAGCCCGGATTCTTGGA CTTGAAGGACTTTTTGCCACAGTCATATGTGCGTGTTAAGAACATTGAGAAGAAAATCTTTGCGGAGCATAGAAAGCATTTCGAATTGACGGAAATCGATGCCAAAGTTCTGTACACCAAGACCGCTCGGGAGCTGCCCACCTATGGCGTTACCTTCTTCCTGGTCAAGGAGAAGATGAATGGCAAGAACAAGCTTGTGCCGCGTCTCTTGGGCGTTACCAAAGACTCTGTGCTGCGTCTGGATGAGCGCACCAAGGAGATTCTAATCTCCTGGCCGCTGACCACAGTTCGTCGCTGGGGCGCTTCGCCGAACACCTTCACCCTGGACTTTGGCGACTATGCGAATCAATACTATTCGGTGCAGACGACAGAAGCCGAGCAGATCGTGCAGCTCATAGCGGGCTATATCGATATAATATTGAAGAAGAAACAGACCAAGGATCACTTTGGCATCGAAGGAGATGAGGGATCCACCATGGTGGAGGAGTCCGTTGCACCATCCAA GGCAACCTTCTTGCAGCACGAAACGAATCGCGTGGAGAAGTTGAACTTGGAAAGTTTAGCGCATCCGGGCGTTATGCGGCCCTATGACG GTGAACGCACCTTTACGCAGAACGAAATGCAGAGCGTGCAGTATGGCGCCTTTGTGGGTCAAGTAAATCATGCTCATCAACCGCCGACG ACTAAGGAAGTACGCATTAGTTCTGTGAATCTGACGGAGCCGCAGCGTGCGCTGCTCGGTTATATATCCGCTGGACAGGATGTCTTAATACGCGCCGACGAGGAGCTGCGCACCAAG GCACCCATTCAGGAGCTGGGCAGCGATCTGCGTTCCATTGAGTGGCGCGAGAATACCCTGGACACCTCCAAGCAGGCGGTCAGCTCGCATGTGGCCACGATGAGCGCGGCCACCGCGCAGATTATCACCGCCTCGCAACCGGATGAGGTCGATACGGAAGCCATTTCTGCATCTGTATCCCAAATTGCCCAGACCATACCCGAGGTCACCAAGGAGGTGCGCCTGATTGCCGCTCTCATGGAGAACGATTCGAATGGCGACCAGCTGCTGGAGGCAGCGCGCAATCTGTGCAATGCCTTCAGTGATCTGCTCAAGGCCGCCGAGCCAGAAAGCAAGGAGCCACCGCAGCATTTGATTAATGCCGCCAGCCGTGTGGGCGAAGCCACCACCCATGTGCTCAGCACCATTGCCGAGGAGGAGGCGCCAGAGAATCGCGATCTGCACGACATGCTGCTGGCCCTGGCCAAGGCAGTGGCCAATACCACCGCCGCCCTGGTGCTGCGTGCCAAGAACATCGCCGCTAGCTGTGAGGACGATCAGGCGCGCAATCGCGTCATTGGGGCAGCCAGCCAGTGTGCACTGGCCACCAGTCAGCTGGTGGCCTGCGCCAAGGTGGTGGCTCCCACCCTGCACAATGCTGCCTGTCGGGAGCAGCTGGAGGCGGCGGCCAGAAACGTGGCCCGTGCGGTCAACTCGCTCTGCGAGGTGTGCAACGAGGCGAGCAACGATCCCAAGTTGAAAGCCGATCTGCTGGACGCGGCACGCGATGTCTCCAAGAGTCTCACGGAAATGCTGGAGCATGTGAAGCTAAGCACTCGCGAGCATGCGAATCGCACCAGTCAGGAGCTGAGTCCCGTCGAGAATGTCATCATTGGCACCGACGTTTTGGTGTCCACCAATGATCCCCAGGAAATGGTGCGTCATGCGCGCACCCTCGGCCAGACGACAGCACAGCTCATCCAGAGCATCAAGGGCGAGGCCGATCAGCAGGAGGATGCGGACATGCAGCGCCGTCTGCTGTCGGCCGCCAAGCAGCTGGCCGATGCCACCGCCAAGCTGGTGGAGGCGGCACGCCTGTGCTCCTCCAATCCTCATGATTCGGACAATCAGAATGCGCTGCGTCGTGCTGCCGAGGAGCTGCGCGAGATCACCACCAGCACCGCCAATACGCCGGCCATGAAACGTGGTCTCATCCAGCGGCTCGAGTTCCACTCGAAGCTGGCTGCGTCTGCGGCCACCCAGTGCATCTCGGCCGCTCAGAATGCGGTGCAGCACAGCCAGGATCATCAGACCAAGGAGTCGTTGCTGCAGGATTGCAAACGCGTCGCAGACACCATACCACGACTGGTCACATCGCTGAAGACGACGCGCGCCCAGCCAGACGATGCGCACGCCCAGTTGAATCTTATCGAGGCGGCGGAACAATTCATCGAGCCCGCTCTTCAAGTATCCAAATCCTCACGTGCCCTGCGACCCACGGTCACAGATATACCCTCTGCTGCGCAGCTGTCCAAGAGTGCATTGCATCTGGGCCAGACGGTTTCAGAGCTACATTCGGTGGCGCAGCGTGCACGCGATGCCTGCGGTGGTCAGGAGCTGGAGTCGGCATTGGAGGCGGTGCGCAAGCTGCATCATGTGCTGGACGATACACGCCAGGCAGCCCTGGCGGGTCAACTGCGACCACTGCCCGGCGAGACGGTGGAGAACACCGCCGACGAGTTGCGCAAATCGGCCAAGAATGTGGGCATTGCTCTGAGCCAGTTGCTCAGCTCTGTGCTACAGGGACAACGCAGCTATGCAGGCGCCGCCGGACGAGACACGGCTCTGGCCCTGGGCGACTTCACCAAGAGCGTGCATGGCGTTGCGGCGACCACACAGAATCCGGCTATCATTGAGTGCGCCGACGACGTTGTCACCAGCTCCGCACAGCTGATTGAGCAGGCGCAGCGCACGCTGCAGGGCATCTCCGATCCGCAGGCGCTGACCCAAGCGGGCCGAGATGTGACAGGTGCCCTCTCGCGCACCGTCGACTGCATACCCGGCCAGCGTGAGGTGGACGCCGCGCTGCGCAATGTCAGTGAGCTCAGCGAGATTCTGTCCGTGAGCGAATTCCCGCCCTCGAACCGACCCTATGCCGAGCTGCAGTCAGAGCTGAAGCAGGTGGCCGAGCAGCTGAGCAGCGCCGGCGGCCAGATTGTCCAATCGTATGCCAGCCCTGCCCTGCTGGCCGACAGCAGCCAGAACTTTGCGGCCAACTACAGGGATCTGTTGTCGGTGAGCATGCAGATGGCGGGGCAGACCCAAACGGATGAGCCCGTGCGCTCGCAGATGATCGACTGCCTGCGCAATGTGTCGACACAGTCGTGTTCGCTGCTCTCCACGGCCAAGTCCATTGCCGCCGATCCTGGCCAGCCGAATGCCAAAAATCTGCTGCATGCTGCCGCCCGCAGCGTTACGGAGAGCATCAATCAGCTGGTGGATGCAAGCATCCAGTCGGCGCCGGGCCAAAAGGAGTGCGACAATGCCATGCGCAACATTGAGGCACTGCGTCTGATGCTCGACTATCCGCACGAGCCGATCAACGAGATGGGCTACTTTGACTGCGTCGAACAGGCGACTGCCAAGTCGCGCAACCTGGGCTATGCCATCTCCGAGATGATCAACAATGCCAAACAGTCACAGCACGTGGAGTTCAGTCAGTCGGTGAACAATGTCAACGACTCCATACAAGGTCTGATGGAGAGCTCCTCGCAGGCGGCCTATCTCATTGGCGTCTCGCATCCCAGCAGTGTGGCCGGGCGGCCCGGCATCATTGACCAGGCGCAGCTGACCTGGGCCTATCAGGGCATTCGACAGCATTGCGACATTGTGAGCAGCGCCCAGTCGGGCAAGCCGCAGATGATCTCGGCCCTGACCGTGATTGCCAAGCACACGAGCTATCTGTGTTCCATTTGCCGGCAGGCGAGCATGAACACCAACAATCCGGTGGCCAAGAATGAGTTTATTGTGCTGGCCAAGCGGGTGGCCACCGCGACATCGGATCTTGTGCAGGACATCAAAGCAATTGAGGAAAATCCCACGAGCGGCAGTCGGGATCGACTTGTGGAGCCGCTGCTGGATGCTGTCAAGGCAGTTCGTCAATATGCCTCTAGTCCAGAGTTTATATCGATTCCGGCCAAAATCTCGGCCGAGGGTCGCAAAGCGCAGGAGCCAGTCATTCAGGCTGGACGCGGTGTTATCGATGGCGTCGTCGAGATGGTCAAGGCGGCCAAATCGCTGGCCTTGTCCCCGGACAATCCGCCCGTGTGGCAACAGCTCTCCATGCACTCTACGCCCGTCTCCGAGTCCGTCAAGCGTCTCGTGGACAACATACGCGACAAGGCGCCCGGGCAGGCCCAATGTGAGCAGGTGCTGCACACCCTGGGCACCTGCACCCGCGAGCTGGACAGCTGCGCCCTGGCAGCCAATGCCCAGGGCCTGAGTCGTCGTCGGGACAACAATCTGCATGGCTTCAGTGGCCAAACGATGAACTCTGCCGCGGAGCTGTTGGACAAATTGGAGCCCATACGCGTAGCGGGCAAGAACAATGCCGAGCAGCTGGGCCATGCCGTGGGTGAGATCTCGCGCTATGTGGTGCCCATGGTAAATGGCGCCATTGGCGCCTGCACCCACATCGTGCACAGCCAGCAGCAAATGTCGCTGATCAATCAGACCAAGTCGGTGGTCGAGAGCGCCATTACCCTGGTGCAATCGGCCAAGGACTCGGCGGGTAATCCACGTGCCACACACGCCCATCCGCGTCTCGACGAGGCTATCGATGGCACCCGGGAGGCCATACAGGAGCTGCAGCAAGCTGTGGAGAAGATCAATGCCGAAACGGGCATTGTCACCGGCCTCATGGAGCAGGTGAATCGCGCCATAACGCGACTCACGGACAAGCGACAATCGCTGCTGAATGCCTCCTACTCGGACACCTTTGTGGACTACCAGACGCGCATGGTGGCCACGGCCAAGGAAATTGCTCGTCTGGGCAACGAGATGAACGCCAAGAGCAGCGTGGAGCCCGCAGCTCTGCCCCAGCTGGCCGTCGAAATGACCCAGCACTACCAACTGCTCACCCAGGACTCGGTGGGCGCCAGCACGACCACCACCTCGCCGGATGTGGCCATGCGCATACGCAACACAGTCATCGATTTGGGTCGTTCGGTCAGCTCCATGATACAGTCCTCTGCCGGAGGCGCCAGTCCACATGATGCCAGCGCCCTCAAGCAGATATCGAACAATGCTCGCGAGGTATCCGAGAAGGTGGCCCAGGTGCTGGCCGCTCTGCAAGCTGGCTCTCGCGGCACCCAGGCCTGCATCAATGCTGCCCACACCGTATCCGGCATCATCGGAGATCTGGATACGACCATTATGTTTGCCACAGCGGGCACACTGCACTCGGATGGCGATGGCAGCTTTGCCGATCATCGAGAGCACATTCTACAGACAGCCAAGGCTCTGGTGGAGGACACTAAGGTGCTGGTCACGGGCGCCGCCGGCACACAAGATCAGCTGGCCAATGCGGCACAGAATGCCGTCTCAACCATTA CTCAACTTGCGGAGGCTGTTAAGCGCGGCGCCTGCTCCTTGGGCTCCTCGCAGCCCGACTCGCAGGTTATGGTCATTAATGCTGTCAAGGATGTGGCGTCGGCTCTCGGTGATTTGATCAACTGCACCAAATTGGCCTCGGGCAAGCCCATACACGATCCCTCTATGCAGGGTCTCAAGGAGAGCGCCAGG ACGCTTCAAGATGTTTGCCAATCGGCTGCCAGCGCCCATTCAgaaactaacacacacacacgccccccgcagcagcagcagcagcagcagcagcagcggcagcggcagcagcagcaatcggcAATGGAATCATGA